A region of [Bacteroides] pectinophilus DNA encodes the following proteins:
- the recN gene encoding DNA repair protein RecN — MLVNLHVRNMALIEEADIDLTGGLTILTGETGAGKSIIIGSVNAALGGKVSADIIRKGAEYALAELTFHVDDDNRLKCLKELGVEDCDGGDVIISRRIMPSRSVIKVNGVTVTAAFVRKMASLLIDIHGQHEHQSLLDEERHLELVDRFLDDDARRIKAELASAYAEYDRLRKAYAEFDIDDEARNRETAFLAHEVQEIEDAALKPGEDEELESTFRRMSNFQKIMGELAGINTMMNEGEEDTAGTLIGRSLRCMETVAALDGKASGLHTLLAEIDSLTQDFGRDLTSYMDSLDFDEAVYEETRERLDLINGLKMKYGNTIEKVNSYGKECRRKLDEYENFDERKSELKSELDRVLVILNEMCGSLSECRKKAALGLESDIALALKELNFLDSRFKAVFTRRSSVTANGYDSICFMIATNPGEDLKPLAKIASGGEMSRIMLAIKSALAEKDDIDSLIFDEIDTGISGRTAQMVAVKMHSIAASHQVICITHLPQIAAMADTHFMIEKSASDNRTTTTIKRLNEQESVCELARLLGGSELTEAVMANASEMRSAVHR, encoded by the coding sequence CGGTGCAGGTAAATCAATTATTATAGGGTCGGTCAATGCTGCACTCGGAGGCAAAGTATCTGCTGACATAATCCGTAAGGGGGCGGAGTATGCACTCGCAGAGCTTACATTTCACGTTGATGATGATAACAGGTTAAAGTGCCTTAAGGAGCTGGGAGTTGAAGACTGTGACGGAGGTGATGTCATAATATCACGCAGGATAATGCCGTCAAGAAGCGTTATCAAGGTCAATGGGGTTACGGTCACTGCTGCATTTGTAAGGAAAATGGCATCGCTGCTCATTGATATTCACGGGCAGCATGAACATCAGTCACTGCTTGACGAAGAGAGACATCTTGAGCTTGTTGACAGGTTCCTTGATGATGATGCGCGCAGGATTAAGGCAGAGCTTGCTTCGGCATATGCAGAGTATGACAGACTCAGAAAAGCATATGCTGAGTTTGATATTGATGATGAAGCGAGAAACCGTGAGACGGCTTTCCTTGCTCATGAAGTGCAGGAGATTGAAGATGCCGCACTTAAGCCGGGAGAAGATGAAGAGCTTGAGAGCACATTCAGAAGAATGAGTAATTTCCAGAAGATAATGGGTGAGCTTGCAGGTATTAATACGATGATGAACGAAGGCGAAGAAGATACGGCAGGAACGCTCATCGGACGGAGCTTAAGATGCATGGAGACGGTTGCGGCACTTGATGGGAAAGCATCAGGCCTGCATACGCTGCTTGCAGAGATTGACTCGCTTACACAGGATTTCGGCAGGGATCTTACATCTTACATGGACAGTCTTGATTTTGACGAAGCTGTGTATGAGGAGACGCGGGAACGCCTTGACCTTATTAACGGACTTAAGATGAAGTATGGTAATACAATTGAAAAAGTTAATTCTTACGGCAAAGAATGCAGAAGAAAGCTTGATGAGTATGAGAACTTTGATGAGAGAAAGTCTGAACTTAAGTCTGAACTTGACAGAGTACTTGTAATACTGAATGAGATGTGCGGAAGTCTCAGTGAGTGCAGGAAAAAGGCTGCCTTGGGACTTGAATCGGACATAGCGCTTGCACTTAAGGAACTTAATTTCCTTGACAGCAGGTTTAAAGCTGTATTCACAAGAAGATCATCGGTTACAGCCAACGGATATGATTCTATCTGCTTTATGATAGCAACTAATCCGGGTGAAGACCTCAAGCCGCTCGCAAAGATTGCATCCGGCGGCGAGATGTCAAGAATCATGCTTGCAATTAAGTCTGCACTGGCAGAAAAAGATGATATTGACAGTCTTATATTTGATGAGATTGATACCGGAATAAGCGGGCGTACTGCACAGATGGTAGCTGTTAAGATGCATTCCATTGCAGCGTCGCACCAGGTAATCTGTATTACGCATCTTCCACAGATTGCAGCTATGGCGGATACACATTTTATGATTGAAAAGTCCGCTTCCGATAACAGAACTACAACAACAATAAAGAGGCTTAACGAACAGGAAAGCGTGTGCGAACTTGCAAGGCTTCTGGGCGGAAGTGAACTTACTGAAGCTGTCATGGCTAATGCAAGTGAGATGCGGAGTGCCGTGCACCGCTGA